The following coding sequences lie in one Corynebacterium anserum genomic window:
- a CDS encoding acyl-CoA dehydrogenase family protein, with product MGFNPDFEPFRLPEEYIELREAIRGLAEQEIAPHASDVDENERFPEEALEALNAAGFNAIHIPEEYGGQGGDSLAAVIVIEEVARVCGSSSLIPAVNKLGTMGLILNGSDELKKEVLGDIANGAMASYALTEREAGSDAAAMKTRAVKDGDEWVINGSKCFITNGGKSTWYTVMAVTDPEAGARGISAFMVHKDDPGFRVGGLEHKLGIKGSPTAELYFEDCRVPASRMIGEEGTGFKTALQTLDHTRPTIGAQALGIAQGAFDAAVEYVKERKQFGKAIADFQNTQFMLADMKMKIDAARLMIYTAASNAERGVAENGEKLGLLAAGSKAFASDVAMQVTVDAVQLLGGYGFTRDFPLERMMRDAKITQIYEGTNQICRMVMGRQILA from the coding sequence ATGGGATTCAACCCAGACTTTGAGCCCTTCCGCCTTCCGGAGGAGTACATTGAACTGCGCGAGGCAATCCGGGGCCTGGCAGAACAGGAAATTGCTCCTCACGCATCAGACGTTGACGAAAATGAGCGTTTCCCTGAGGAAGCACTAGAAGCACTTAATGCGGCCGGATTTAACGCGATCCACATCCCAGAGGAATACGGTGGCCAAGGTGGCGATTCTCTCGCTGCCGTCATTGTTATTGAGGAAGTAGCCCGCGTGTGTGGTTCCTCCTCGCTTATCCCCGCGGTGAACAAGCTGGGAACCATGGGCTTGATACTTAACGGCTCTGACGAGTTGAAGAAGGAAGTTCTGGGGGACATCGCCAACGGCGCTATGGCGTCCTACGCCTTGACCGAGCGCGAGGCAGGCTCCGATGCGGCGGCGATGAAAACTCGTGCTGTCAAGGATGGCGATGAGTGGGTCATTAACGGCTCCAAGTGCTTCATCACCAATGGTGGCAAGTCCACGTGGTACACCGTCATGGCGGTCACGGACCCAGAGGCCGGTGCTCGCGGAATCTCCGCCTTTATGGTCCACAAGGATGACCCAGGGTTCCGTGTAGGAGGCCTGGAGCACAAGTTGGGCATTAAGGGATCCCCCACCGCTGAGCTGTACTTCGAAGACTGCCGTGTGCCAGCCTCCCGCATGATCGGGGAAGAGGGCACCGGTTTCAAGACGGCGCTGCAAACTCTTGACCACACCCGTCCGACCATTGGCGCTCAGGCGTTGGGTATTGCCCAGGGCGCATTTGACGCCGCCGTGGAATACGTCAAGGAGCGCAAGCAGTTCGGCAAGGCCATTGCGGACTTCCAGAACACGCAATTCATGCTCGCGGACATGAAGATGAAGATCGATGCGGCTCGTCTGATGATCTACACCGCAGCATCCAATGCTGAGCGTGGAGTGGCTGAAAACGGTGAGAAGCTCGGTTTGCTTGCCGCGGGTTCCAAGGCATTCGCTTCCGATGTGGCCATGCAGGTCACTGTGGATGCTGTACAGCTCTTGGGTGGATATGGCTTCACTCGTGACTTCCCTCTAGAGCGCATGATGCGTGACGCTAAGATCACCCAAATCTACGAGGGCACGAACCAAATCTGTCGTATGGTCATGGGACGACAAATCCTCGCATAG
- a CDS encoding DUF4232 domain-containing protein — translation MVTNNSSHHAADNQVWSASGTRRFLAGATGVMLTGLLLASCSTTTEEPAEDSSAAVASADNAEEGTGGSPQPTTGGHNNSPNKLVGNGRHSEDASDGGACRTRQLKIDTAGMQGSAGSKLFNIVFTNTSHNPCSLNGFPGVSLVTDNNGTQLGKSAVREDVSFEPVMLDPGGAAIAPVKLTSTGPLDPNECEPTRADGLRVYPPGETKAAFIPMSNVQGCRGDVNVLSVQPVTLAPHE, via the coding sequence ATGGTTACTAACAATAGTTCTCATCATGCCGCCGATAACCAGGTCTGGTCGGCCTCTGGAACTCGCCGGTTTTTAGCTGGTGCCACCGGCGTGATGCTGACAGGTCTTCTATTAGCGTCGTGCTCAACCACGACTGAAGAACCAGCAGAGGACTCTTCGGCTGCCGTGGCATCGGCGGATAACGCTGAGGAAGGAACCGGGGGCTCTCCGCAACCAACCACCGGTGGGCACAACAACTCACCAAATAAGCTCGTGGGTAACGGACGCCACTCCGAAGACGCTTCCGATGGGGGTGCTTGCCGCACACGCCAATTGAAGATCGACACCGCCGGCATGCAAGGCAGCGCGGGAAGCAAACTATTCAACATTGTGTTCACGAACACCAGCCACAATCCTTGTTCCCTCAACGGCTTTCCCGGTGTCTCTTTAGTAACCGATAACAATGGCACCCAACTGGGCAAGTCCGCGGTTCGGGAAGACGTATCCTTCGAACCCGTGATGCTCGATCCAGGTGGTGCAGCCATTGCTCCGGTGAAGTTGACTTCTACCGGCCCCTTAGATCCAAACGAATGCGAACCAACCCGCGCCGATGGACTACGAGTCTATCCACCGGGAGAAACCAAAGCGGCGTTCATCCCCATGTCCAATGTTCAGGGGTGCAGGGGGGATGTGAACGTTCTCTCGGTTCAACCCGTCACCCTCGCTCCTCACGAATAA
- a CDS encoding DUF402 domain-containing protein, protein MVDLHPIKQETFDIQAKTNTDPKGIIRPVDHYNIMQGALYMARSADHPRFHYLESWLIPPLDMRITWFHFRDNIAPTQELYVDVAHIDSSDQQVWTTRDLYVDVVTHRGGRIQVLDLDELGAALAEGYIGVDDANRALRASQRILDGINLHGSLQGWLAQEGYQLAWQSPMSTAKET, encoded by the coding sequence ATGGTCGATCTTCACCCCATCAAGCAAGAAACTTTCGACATTCAAGCAAAAACAAATACCGACCCCAAAGGCATCATCCGTCCTGTTGATCATTACAACATCATGCAGGGGGCGCTTTATATGGCTCGGTCCGCGGATCACCCTCGCTTTCACTACTTGGAGTCGTGGCTCATCCCACCACTGGACATGCGTATAACCTGGTTTCATTTTCGCGACAACATAGCGCCTACCCAGGAGCTATATGTTGATGTTGCGCACATCGATAGCTCGGATCAACAGGTCTGGACAACGCGTGATCTCTACGTTGATGTCGTCACTCACCGAGGCGGAAGAATCCAGGTACTCGATCTCGACGAACTCGGAGCTGCCCTAGCAGAGGGATATATAGGCGTCGACGATGCAAACAGAGCGCTGAGAGCCAGCCAGAGAATCCTTGACGGTATCAACCTACATGGCAGCCTCCAGGGCTGGCTCGCACAAGAAGGCTATCAACTCGCCTGGCAATCCCCCATGTCAACGGCGAAAGAAACGTAA